The Dyadobacter sandarakinus DNA window TGAAAACCTACGCAAAGGCGGCAGTTATCTTTGCCGTATTTATGTTTTCCGCTACTGTCGGTGAGAAAGGAATGGCACGTTATCTCATTGAATCAATTCTGCCACTTTCCCTAATTCAACAAGCAATCAAGCTAGCGATTTTTGTTACAAGACTTGATAATCTTTTGGAAGTCTTTTCAACATTTTTTTCCTCGTTGAGGGGAAAAGATTTTACCGATAGAGAACCTGAGGCGCTAAAAAACGTAATTACTTACGAGACTATTTTGGCATGGGCTTCAATCCCACTGGATAGTAAGGTTTTTACTAAAATGAGAGATGAGTTAGCGGACGAGTGGAGTCAATTAAAGATCAGTTTTAGTATCGAATGACTTTAACGACTAGGAAATTCGGAATTATAGAAAAGATTCCACCAATAGAAGGCATTGTCAATGCTTGAAGTTCTGTTATCGTAGGCTTTCAACACTCGCGAGTATCCTGTTCCCAGCCTTGATAAAGCTATTGTTTTCTTTGCATCACTTTTACAAGCTTTCACATATCCTGATATTCCCATTGGATCTTGAATGTCAGGTAAATTATTGTCATATAAAAATTTGAAAATATTGCGAAGATCAATATCGTATACTATTGCGCTTTCTTTTTCGGCATATTTAGTCACTCTAAGTTCCAGGTAAAAGGAATATATGGGGACTTGGTTGTAATATTTCCAAGCTTTAACAAGCTGAATAAGTGGTTTAAGCTTACCGTTTAATCTATCATTTTCTCTATTGACGTAAGCATTATGAGCGCCAGGACTGGACTGCATCCAACCACCATCATGACTTGGTATATTGTAGCTGTATTTCTCACCCATAGGTGTATTTACAAGTCCGTAGTAGTAAGCTGGCGTCAATTCAAGTCTTTCGGAAGCATATTTTCCGAATGGTATTCTAACAGCGGGACTTTTTACTTCTATACCAACAGTTCTAGGAAATGTGTATTGTAATGCCTCCTTTACTTTTCTCAATGTGTATCCTGAGTCATTAAAAAATTTATCCGATGGGCATCTAGCAAAATAATCCGTGTCACTATAGTGTCTTACACCGGTCCCGTTTCCAAACGAGCCAGTTTCAAAGAATGAGGTGCACCCGAAATTATTTTCCATGCATCTCCTTACTGAATCTTTGTGAGAAGCGGCAGTGGTATGCTCGGATTGCAAAGGCTTTAACCACCCTATAAATGTTTCAAATCCTTCCTCTAAACTTTTTGGCATAATATTGATTTTGAGGGTATTTAGGATATTTAATAACCACGCTAAGCGACAAAGTATATAGATTGCGCCTTATTCTAAGCATGCTCATTCATTTCGTTGAAGACCTCTCGTGCAAATTTGTCTGCATTTCGTTCCGAAATTAATGATACTGTTATATTATTTGACTGTATAGTCAATTTGTCACTAATAAAATCACTCAATTCCCCATGCCTCTTTGGAATCGAGGTAAGCAACGTAACATCAATCTTCTCCTCAGCCGTTGCCAATTCCGCCAACTTCCCCGACCACTTATAAACCTTACTCCTAATATTCTCAACATTCTGCAAATCAAATGAGACTGGCAGATAACAATGCCAAATCTCATTCTTCCAAGCTTTGTCGAACTGAAAATTGTCATACTTAGTCTCGACTTCGTATTCAGTTAACTTCGCTGTGATTCCGTATTCATCGAAATACTTTTTGTATTTCTTTTTCCAAACATCTGCGTCGCTGGTTGCTGACTCGTCGGTTTCACTTTGCCATTTGGTGACTAGCAATCTGTAAAGGTCCGCTAGTGATTTGTTGAAGTCCAGGTCGATGCCTTTTTTTACTTCGGTTAATGTGAGTGAGCTGTCGTCGTTTGGGAGGATTGTTCTTGTAATTTCTGCTAAGTCTTCTGGCGCGGGAAAGAGGCCGAAGAATTGCGGTTTTGCTCTGGCGATCTCTTTTTCGAAATGGCGGAGGGATTTTAGAATTGCTTTTCCATTTGCGCCGGGGAAAAATGATGTGATTCTTCCGTATTTGGTGATCACTTTGCAATTTAGATACTGACGCTCAGGCGAATAGACGATCACGCCGACGTTGATGAATTCGCCGGTGACACGGTCGTGAAGATATCTGATGACTTGATATTGATACTTTTTCATGCCAAAATTGCCTGTGCCAGTTGTTGCGCAAAGATAGTTCTATTCTCAACGATCAACGCAAGATGGTTTTTGATTGTTGTCAAGTCGTCGGAACGCCAGTTCGCCGGCAGTAGTTCAGCGGCTTTTGTCCAAAAATGATCGTCCAGTTGCGTAAAGCGTTCTATGAAGTCTGTGATGTGAATTTGTGTTCCTTGCAGTTTCGGATAGAGAAAATGATTTCGTAGCATTTTCAGTTCCCAATCTCCGAGCTCCCAAGGTCTGGGATTTCGGGTAAAGGATAATATCATCAGAAAGTCAAATGCAAGCTCGTGATCGAAGACAAATAGATTGTTTTCGGCCAATACGAGGTTTGGCTTTTCCAGTCTTCGGTCGCCATTTGAAATAAACAAATCAAAAGATGTAACTTTTTCTGCCTGCGATGATTGAATGTTCGTAAGGCAGTTTTTACCAATGATTTGAGTTGTCCCAGGAACATATCGGGTGCCGAAGTTGACGCCAACGCTTTCTATAAATCTTTGATAGCATTGATTTCCGCGAAGCGTTTCCACAAAATCGGTACTCACTTCAATGTACACCGGCTCGAATGCATTTAGTTGGAGTTCCAGGGCAATCCACGCGCCCAGGCATTCTTTCATGACAGCCTGAGGGTAAATTCTGGGATGACCGAATGGTTTTATTACATAACTGTCGCGGTCCCCGCTTTCGGCGTCCATAGCCCAAATCAGCATTGGTTCGGTCGTCCCACTTGAAAAGACGTCGTGCCATTCAGTGGCGTGGACAGTTTTAATCTGATAGTTTTCGTCTGTGATTTTCGGCATTCATTAGCTGGTTGAGGGTTTTGCTACTGAAAGTTGAATTAGACTTGGAGTTACTAGTTTGATTTAAGCCGATTATCTAACGGTAAAACAAGACTGTGAGTTTGTGCAATCTGAATCCAAAATGGGAATAGTAATATGCCTTTTTGAAAAGTTTTTTAAATTTTTTTTACCCTCCCAAAATGTACACGAAATTATAATTGTTTAGCATTTTGTGTAAAACAATTAGCGTATTACGTCATACTTTTCATTTTCAACCATTTGTAAAACAGCTTCTTACAAATCCTCCCATTTTCATTTCCACTTTTTTCTGTGTTAATATTGCCTAGCAAAACTTACAAACTATGACACACGAAAAAAATTCTTCTTCGCCTTCGGAAAGGCAGTTGACAGTTTATAGCAAATATGTGCCGCGGGCTTGGTATCGGTATGTGGTGATGCCGGAGATCAGGCTTTGCGGGAAGTGGCTGCTGGATGCCGGTTTTGCGTGTGGGGATGAGGTGACGGTGCGGTGTTTTGGGAATAAATTAGAGATTACGCTCAATCCGGTGCCGGAGCCGGAACCTGCGCCGGTTCGGAAAAGGCGGTCGCGGCGGAGTGAGGTGCTTTCTTAGGATTCGCTATTTCAGCTTTTTGCGGAGCCAGGCCCGGGTGGGTTCGTCGTAAAATTTCAAACTGATGTACGCCAGCACGATCGCGCCGGAGAAGGTGAGCAGGGCGGCGGGGAAGGCTTCGGATAATGTGATGCCTTTGTGGCGGCTTACCCAGGCGACGTAGAAATAGACGAGCACGTAATGTGTCATGTATAAAGGATAGGAAAGGTCGCCGAGGAATTTGCAGATTTTGGCTTCGGCCGGGCTGCGCGCCACGCCGCCGGCACCGAGGTAGACGATAGCCGGGAAGACGATGATGATGCAAAATGCTTCGTACAAACCATTGAGCCAGAGGCGATCTGCGCCGCCGATGCGGGGCATGAGCAAAACGGCCGCCACGAG harbors:
- a CDS encoding HipA family kinase, which codes for MPKITDENYQIKTVHATEWHDVFSSGTTEPMLIWAMDAESGDRDSYVIKPFGHPRIYPQAVMKECLGAWIALELQLNAFEPVYIEVSTDFVETLRGNQCYQRFIESVGVNFGTRYVPGTTQIIGKNCLTNIQSSQAEKVTSFDLFISNGDRRLEKPNLVLAENNLFVFDHELAFDFLMILSFTRNPRPWELGDWELKMLRNHFLYPKLQGTQIHITDFIERFTQLDDHFWTKAAELLPANWRSDDLTTIKNHLALIVENRTIFAQQLAQAILA
- a CDS encoding nucleotidyltransferase domain-containing protein, with the translated sequence MPKSLEEGFETFIGWLKPLQSEHTTAASHKDSVRRCMENNFGCTSFFETGSFGNGTGVRHYSDTDYFARCPSDKFFNDSGYTLRKVKEALQYTFPRTVGIEVKSPAVRIPFGKYASERLELTPAYYYGLVNTPMGEKYSYNIPSHDGGWMQSSPGAHNAYVNRENDRLNGKLKPLIQLVKAWKYYNQVPIYSFYLELRVTKYAEKESAIVYDIDLRNIFKFLYDNNLPDIQDPMGISGYVKACKSDAKKTIALSRLGTGYSRVLKAYDNRTSSIDNAFYWWNLFYNSEFPSR
- a CDS encoding DUF3037 domain-containing protein — encoded protein: MKKYQYQVIRYLHDRVTGEFINVGVIVYSPERQYLNCKVITKYGRITSFFPGANGKAILKSLRHFEKEIARAKPQFFGLFPAPEDLAEITRTILPNDDSSLTLTEVKKGIDLDFNKSLADLYRLLVTKWQSETDESATSDADVWKKKYKKYFDEYGITAKLTEYEVETKYDNFQFDKAWKNEIWHCYLPVSFDLQNVENIRSKVYKWSGKLAELATAEEKIDVTLLTSIPKRHGELSDFISDKLTIQSNNITVSLISERNADKFAREVFNEMNEHA
- a CDS encoding SymE family type I addiction module toxin, coding for MTHEKNSSSPSERQLTVYSKYVPRAWYRYVVMPEIRLCGKWLLDAGFACGDEVTVRCFGNKLEITLNPVPEPEPAPVRKRRSRRSEVLS